From Montipora foliosa isolate CH-2021 chromosome 6, ASM3666993v2, whole genome shotgun sequence, a single genomic window includes:
- the LOC138007280 gene encoding eukaryotic translation initiation factor 5B-like isoform X1, which yields MTLRKLLRETDLPSRALFFFPEENMTGIGPTKMIIHKKEAVVGGMVSVNWEGEIVQAKLIALSDSHNELHEKDILWTEENLQTSNAFGAETNIESHRSRRLPNEPPKKRSRTVKNTKEKKANKTKDAPSKPSSASTEEVVELSDKEQEDPAAQSDPYQKFLQEQRKREEEWATNRRAGAAKKPSHESAKERSCAVKNTKEKKANKTKDAPSKPSSASTEEVMELSDKEQEDPAAQSDLYQKFLQEQRKREEEWATNRRAGAAKKPSHESAKERSCAGDPAAQLFPQEQSKGEEEWASNRRAGVAKRLMLPLKDIDSADDVSMIREQLEAKTRECDRLRNRIDDQEGLCKLMDKFEEYLLSFEENMGHRLSRIEQRLESLETAFRGKDNFDSLLHEDLLTIDMETVATLREEEEGSTVPPAQATQESTLMPATPISATNRNAVSTTETPVSEEVIRTCVTPRKVRAVQSALKKENERHRCAVKLLPYFFTDEELISSNTDGTHGKLPLDSNKLNFLKVLVFSKFPVEFAVEKEKVWKFIKTKINDRCRAVKFANREH from the exons ATGACTCTCAGAAAGTTGTTGCGCGAGACCGACTTGCCATCAAGAGCTCTCTTCTTTTTCCCAGAAGAAAACATGACAGGAATCGGACCGACAAAAATGATTATTCATAAAAAGGAAGCCGTTGTTGGAGGAATGGTCAGTGTAAATTGGGAAGGGGAAATAGTGCAAGCCAAATTGATTGCTCTAAGTG ATAGCCACAACGAACTACACGAGAAGGATATTTTATGGACAGAAGAAAACCTGCAGACATCTAATGCCTTTGGAGCCGAAACTAACATCGAAAGCCACAGATCGCGGCGACTTCCAAACGAACCACCAAAAAAGAGATCACGTACG GTGAAAAATACCAAGGAGAAAAAAGCAAACAAGACGAAGGATGCCCCTTCAAAGCCATCATCTGCATCTACGGAAGAAGTGGTGGAGTTGTCGGATAAAGAACAG GAAGATCCAGCCGCACAATCTGACCCTTACCAGAAGTTTCTACAAGAACAACGTAAGAGGGAGGAAGAATGGGCAACAAACCGCCGAGCAGGAGCGGCCAAAAAACCGAGCCACGAATCAGCAAAAGAGAGATCATGTGCG GTGAAAAATACCAAGGAGAAAAAAGCAAACAAGACAAAGGATGCCCCTTCAAAGCCATCATCTGCATCTACGGAAGAAGTGATGGAGTTGTCGGATAAAGAACAG GAAGATCCAGCCGCACAATCTGACCTTTACCAAAAGTTTCTACAAGAACAACGTAAGAGGGAGGAAGAATGGGCAACCAACCGCCGAGCAGGAGCGGCCAAAAAACCGAGCCACGAATCAGCAAAAGAGAGATCATGTGCG GGAGATCCAGCCGCACAATTATTTCCACAAGAGCAAAGCAAGGGGGAGGAAGAGTGGGCAAGCAACCGCCGAGCAGGGGTGGCCAAAAGGCTGATGCTTCCTTTGAAAGATATTGATTCTGCGGATGATGTCAGCATGATAAGGGAGCAGCTGGAGGCAAAAACCAGAGAGTGTGATCGTTTACGGAATAGGATCGATGATCAAGAGGGCCTCTGTAAG CTGATGGATAAATTCGAAGAGTACCTTCTTTCGTTCGAAGAAAACATGGGGCACAGATTGTCGCGGATCGAACAGCGGCTAGAATCCTTAGAGACTGCG TTTAGAGGCAAAGACAATTTTGACTCCTTGCTGCATGAAGACCTGCTGACAATTGACATGGAAACTGTGGCAACTTTGCGAGAGGAAGAAGAGGGATCCACGGTGCCACCTGCGCAAGCTACACAAGAAAGTACACTGATGCCAGCCACGCCAATATCAGCAACTAACAGAAACGCAGTATCAACAACAGAAACTCCGGTCAGCGAAGAGGTGATAAGGACTTGTGTCACTCCAAGGAAGGTGCGGGCGGTCCAGTCAGCACTCAAGAAAGAGAATGAGCGACACAGATGTGCAGTGAAGCTCCTGCCTTACTTCTTCACTGATGAAGAATTAATTAGCAGCAACACCGACGGCACTCATGGCAAACTGCCTTTAGACAGTAACAAGTTAAATTTTTTGAAAGTGTTAGTGTTTAGTAAGTTTCCAGTGGAATTTGCTGtcgaaaaagaaaaagtgtggaaatttattaagacaaaaattaatgatagaTGTCGTGCTGTTAAGTTCGCTAACAGGGAACACTAA
- the LOC138007280 gene encoding axoneme-associated protein mst101(2)-like isoform X2, which produces MTGIGPTKMIIHKKEAVVGGMVSVNWEGEIVQAKLIALSDSHNELHEKDILWTEENLQTSNAFGAETNIESHRSRRLPNEPPKKRSRTVKNTKEKKANKTKDAPSKPSSASTEEVVELSDKEQEDPAAQSDPYQKFLQEQRKREEEWATNRRAGAAKKPSHESAKERSCAVKNTKEKKANKTKDAPSKPSSASTEEVMELSDKEQEDPAAQSDLYQKFLQEQRKREEEWATNRRAGAAKKPSHESAKERSCAGDPAAQLFPQEQSKGEEEWASNRRAGVAKRLMLPLKDIDSADDVSMIREQLEAKTRECDRLRNRIDDQEGLCKLMDKFEEYLLSFEENMGHRLSRIEQRLESLETAFRGKDNFDSLLHEDLLTIDMETVATLREEEEGSTVPPAQATQESTLMPATPISATNRNAVSTTETPVSEEVIRTCVTPRKVRAVQSALKKENERHRCAVKLLPYFFTDEELISSNTDGTHGKLPLDSNKLNFLKVLVFSKFPVEFAVEKEKVWKFIKTKINDRCRAVKFANREH; this is translated from the exons ATGACAGGAATCGGACCGACAAAAATGATTATTCATAAAAAGGAAGCCGTTGTTGGAGGAATGGTCAGTGTAAATTGGGAAGGGGAAATAGTGCAAGCCAAATTGATTGCTCTAAGTG ATAGCCACAACGAACTACACGAGAAGGATATTTTATGGACAGAAGAAAACCTGCAGACATCTAATGCCTTTGGAGCCGAAACTAACATCGAAAGCCACAGATCGCGGCGACTTCCAAACGAACCACCAAAAAAGAGATCACGTACG GTGAAAAATACCAAGGAGAAAAAAGCAAACAAGACGAAGGATGCCCCTTCAAAGCCATCATCTGCATCTACGGAAGAAGTGGTGGAGTTGTCGGATAAAGAACAG GAAGATCCAGCCGCACAATCTGACCCTTACCAGAAGTTTCTACAAGAACAACGTAAGAGGGAGGAAGAATGGGCAACAAACCGCCGAGCAGGAGCGGCCAAAAAACCGAGCCACGAATCAGCAAAAGAGAGATCATGTGCG GTGAAAAATACCAAGGAGAAAAAAGCAAACAAGACAAAGGATGCCCCTTCAAAGCCATCATCTGCATCTACGGAAGAAGTGATGGAGTTGTCGGATAAAGAACAG GAAGATCCAGCCGCACAATCTGACCTTTACCAAAAGTTTCTACAAGAACAACGTAAGAGGGAGGAAGAATGGGCAACCAACCGCCGAGCAGGAGCGGCCAAAAAACCGAGCCACGAATCAGCAAAAGAGAGATCATGTGCG GGAGATCCAGCCGCACAATTATTTCCACAAGAGCAAAGCAAGGGGGAGGAAGAGTGGGCAAGCAACCGCCGAGCAGGGGTGGCCAAAAGGCTGATGCTTCCTTTGAAAGATATTGATTCTGCGGATGATGTCAGCATGATAAGGGAGCAGCTGGAGGCAAAAACCAGAGAGTGTGATCGTTTACGGAATAGGATCGATGATCAAGAGGGCCTCTGTAAG CTGATGGATAAATTCGAAGAGTACCTTCTTTCGTTCGAAGAAAACATGGGGCACAGATTGTCGCGGATCGAACAGCGGCTAGAATCCTTAGAGACTGCG TTTAGAGGCAAAGACAATTTTGACTCCTTGCTGCATGAAGACCTGCTGACAATTGACATGGAAACTGTGGCAACTTTGCGAGAGGAAGAAGAGGGATCCACGGTGCCACCTGCGCAAGCTACACAAGAAAGTACACTGATGCCAGCCACGCCAATATCAGCAACTAACAGAAACGCAGTATCAACAACAGAAACTCCGGTCAGCGAAGAGGTGATAAGGACTTGTGTCACTCCAAGGAAGGTGCGGGCGGTCCAGTCAGCACTCAAGAAAGAGAATGAGCGACACAGATGTGCAGTGAAGCTCCTGCCTTACTTCTTCACTGATGAAGAATTAATTAGCAGCAACACCGACGGCACTCATGGCAAACTGCCTTTAGACAGTAACAAGTTAAATTTTTTGAAAGTGTTAGTGTTTAGTAAGTTTCCAGTGGAATTTGCTGtcgaaaaagaaaaagtgtggaaatttattaagacaaaaattaatgatagaTGTCGTGCTGTTAAGTTCGCTAACAGGGAACACTAA